In one Dermacentor variabilis isolate Ectoservices chromosome 4, ASM5094787v1, whole genome shotgun sequence genomic region, the following are encoded:
- the LOC142578808 gene encoding uncharacterized protein LOC142578808 → MNEPIKKSYLPTVHKCPCLKSHPVVMPRSFPEEVHQLRCQEGPEAGTVSSLKLHVGKLFRSTSATTANGAAPPSPSPPSSQTSIPPWNPARRIVTFVCLVSLICTAIIVAVVVAAVLLSRHIAHPSRQQHRYRRLMSDVAVDVVPKPQDLVDRTNTIVVHRKNPTAWQSQSRQLRSLLDSYAVEGGSRCEPGSRCPFPVGLVSDNCSEADFFGYREGAPCVALVFRRAPDWTPQPLAPSDLASPAVPDEVREGYDPGLLYVTCKSEHISRDIDIRYSPYHGFPLRFFPAARHPPMLMLHFPNPPLRTEIWVTCRFWAKNLDQSSNGKVTFKLLVM, encoded by the coding sequence TGCCCGTGCCTGAAGAGCCACCCCGTGGTGATGCCGCGTTCGTTTCCGGAAGAAGTGCACCAGCTGCGCTGCCAGGAGGGCCCCGAGGCCGGCACGGTCTCCAGTCTGAAGCTGCACGTTGGCAAACTGTTCCGGTCGACGTCTGCGACGACCGCCAACGGCGCCGCGCCGCCCAGTCCCTCGCCGCCATCCAGTCAGACGTCCATTCCTCCCTGGAACCCGGCCAGGCGCATTGTCACCTTCGTCTGTCTCGTGTCGCTCATCTGCACCGCCATCATCGTCGCTGTCGTGGTCGCGGCAGTCCTGCTGTCGCGCCACATCGCGCACccgtcgcggcagcagcaccGCTACCGGCGGCTCATGTCCGACGTCGCCGTGGACGTGGTGCCCAAGCCGCAGGACCTGGTCGACCGCACCAACACCATCGTCGTGCACCGCAAGAACCCGACCGCGTGGCAGTCCCAGTCGCGCCAGCTGCGCTCGCTGCTGGACAGCTACGCCGTCGAAGGCGGCTCCCGCTGCGAGCCGGGCAGCCGCTGCCCCTTCCCCGTGGGCTTGGTCAGCGACAACTGCAGCGAGGCGGACTTCTTCGGCTACCGGGAAGGCGCCCCGTGCGTGGCGCTCGTGTTCCGGCGGGCGCCGGACTGGACGCCGCAGCCCCTGGCTCCCTCGGACCTCGCGTCTCCCGCGGTGCCGGACGAAGTGCGTGAGGGCTACGACCCGGGTCTGCTGTACGTCACCTGCAAGAGCGAGCACATCAGCAGGGACATCGACATTCGTTACTCGCCCTACCACGGGTTTCCGCTTCGCTTCTTCCCGGCCGCCCGGCATCCGCCCATGCTGATGCTGCACTTTCCCAACCCGCCGCTTCGCACCGAGATCTGGGTCACCTGCCGCTTCTGGGCCAAGAACCTCGACCAGTCCAGCAATGGGAAGGTGACCTTCAAGCTGCTCGTCATGTGA